A single region of the Halostella litorea genome encodes:
- a CDS encoding MFS transporter, translating to MRTALSNPLTDIQQSQTVLIIFASTLVSVMGVSLISPALPTIQAAWNISASQASLLISAFTLPGIVLTPFIGLIADRVGRKRVLVPSLFLFGVSGIAVVFVDGFTTLLGLRVVQGTAGSAIMSLTVTLLGDLFSGEQQSRLIGLNAAILAIGAAGYPLLGGGLALLSWAAPFVCFALGIVVAVAGSVILPEPESSMDSSGLSYVANAAQSVPTRTALGLYVAIFGIFFVLYGAQLTVVPFILDESYGLSSGMIGLLLGLPAVTMGVTSSQSSRLMRHLSPPRLITLGFVTYGIGMTLAALAHSITVLAGALFLFGIGQGFAEPITDTALNTLAPDAFRGGIMSIRTSVLQFGTTLGPPVFVAVASIVGYTDTLLIAGLAALALGISAFGLLTLSETGQSTQRRTFTNE from the coding sequence ATGAGAACAGCTCTATCCAACCCACTCACAGACATCCAGCAATCACAGACAGTCCTCATCATCTTTGCGAGTACGCTCGTGAGTGTGATGGGCGTCTCCCTCATCAGCCCAGCACTGCCGACGATTCAAGCAGCATGGAACATCTCGGCGAGTCAAGCGAGTCTCCTCATCTCGGCATTTACCTTGCCCGGTATCGTTCTCACACCGTTCATCGGTCTCATCGCCGACCGCGTTGGTCGCAAACGTGTGCTCGTCCCTTCGCTATTCTTGTTTGGCGTGAGTGGCATTGCAGTCGTGTTTGTCGACGGATTCACAACGCTTCTCGGTCTCCGCGTCGTGCAGGGAACCGCTGGCAGTGCCATCATGAGTCTCACCGTGACGCTGCTCGGTGACCTGTTCTCGGGGGAACAGCAGAGTCGTCTCATTGGACTGAACGCGGCAATCCTCGCCATCGGCGCGGCTGGCTACCCCTTACTGGGCGGTGGCCTTGCGCTGCTCTCGTGGGCCGCGCCGTTCGTCTGCTTCGCACTCGGTATTGTCGTCGCCGTTGCCGGCTCTGTGATTCTCCCTGAACCCGAGAGTAGCATGGATTCGTCCGGACTCTCGTACGTCGCTAACGCAGCGCAATCGGTACCAACACGGACGGCTCTCGGGTTGTACGTCGCTATTTTCGGCATTTTCTTTGTTCTCTATGGCGCACAGCTCACGGTCGTCCCGTTCATTCTCGACGAATCCTACGGCCTTTCTTCTGGGATGATCGGGCTGTTGCTCGGACTCCCAGCGGTGACGATGGGGGTGACGTCCTCACAGTCGTCCCGTCTCATGCGCCATCTCTCACCCCCGCGGCTCATCACACTCGGTTTTGTGACCTACGGTATCGGGATGACGCTCGCTGCACTCGCCCACTCGATCACCGTCCTTGCCGGCGCACTGTTCCTTTTCGGTATCGGGCAGGGATTCGCGGAACCGATCACCGATACAGCACTGAATACACTCGCGCCCGATGCGTTCCGCGGCGGAATCATGAGTATCCGAACGAGCGTGCTTCAGTTCGGAACGACCCTCGGCCCGCCAGTGTTCGTTGCTGTTGCCTCAATTGTGGGCTACACCGATACGCTCCTCATCGCCGGTCTCGCTGCCCTCGCTCTCGGCATCTCTGCGTTCGGCCTTCTCACACTTTCAGAAACTGGGCAATCAACTCAACGTCGCACATTCACAAATGAGTGA
- a CDS encoding DUF7521 family protein, which translates to MMWTGPAIVVVKTVILLLGSGITYIAYKAYRRTGTHSLRALGIGFGVITFGALLAGIAHQILSVSLELGILINSVLVAIGLAIIMYSLYLERR; encoded by the coding sequence ATGATGTGGACAGGACCGGCCATTGTCGTCGTGAAGACGGTGATCCTGCTGTTGGGGAGCGGTATCACGTATATCGCGTACAAGGCATATCGACGAACAGGCACGCACTCACTGCGAGCGCTCGGAATCGGGTTCGGTGTTATCACGTTCGGCGCGCTGCTCGCAGGAATTGCACATCAAATCCTCTCCGTCTCACTTGAATTGGGAATTCTAATCAATAGCGTCCTTGTTGCGATTGGATTGGCAATCATCATGTACTCACTTTATCTCGAGCGCAGGTAG
- a CDS encoding winged helix-turn-helix domain-containing protein produces MVSDPASSEDSPSLQNVLDALDDANCRAILRETAEPMTANELIDACDIPKSTLYRKLELLSRASLVREQDTINPGGGRTTRYERDFDNVTISMDDEDDLSVAVKRPPRSPDERLEDIWSKMGDEL; encoded by the coding sequence ATGGTGAGCGATCCCGCGTCATCTGAGGACTCTCCATCGTTGCAGAATGTCCTTGATGCGCTGGACGACGCCAACTGTCGAGCTATCCTCCGTGAAACAGCTGAACCCATGACCGCGAACGAACTCATCGACGCCTGTGACATACCCAAATCGACGTTGTACCGGAAACTAGAACTCCTTAGTCGAGCCTCCCTCGTCCGCGAACAGGACACAATCAATCCTGGTGGGGGTCGAACTACGCGATACGAACGAGACTTCGACAATGTGACCATCTCTATGGACGACGAAGACGACTTGTCGGTAGCCGTGAAACGCCCACCACGGAGCCCCGACGAACGCCTCGAAGATATTTGGTCGAAGATGGGGGATGAGTTATGA
- a CDS encoding transcription initiation factor IIB produces the protein MPNTTLNIEDNHTSEQQSTSESQSRVSCPECDGRVVHDDEHGETTCKECGLILDEAAIDRGPEWRAFHSEERDEKSRVGAPTTQLMHDKGLSTTIGWQNKDASGQSISERKRARVQRLRTWDERFRTKDAHERNLKQALGEISRMASALGVSRPVRETAGALYRRAVDENLLPGRSIEGMSTAALYAAARQHGTPRPLSEFAEVSRVEKIRIQRAYRYVSRELELQIEPADPLQYIPQFASALEVSDEATRQARELLTTAKAQAVHSGKSPAGLAAAALYAATHLTNEQLTQETVSNAAHVSMVTIRNRYQELLEVYAENGDYA, from the coding sequence ATGCCCAACACGACACTCAACATCGAAGACAACCATACAAGTGAACAGCAATCAACCTCCGAGTCCCAGTCGAGAGTATCATGTCCGGAGTGTGATGGTCGGGTCGTTCACGATGATGAGCACGGGGAGACAACTTGTAAGGAGTGTGGCTTGATTCTCGACGAAGCAGCTATTGACCGCGGTCCGGAATGGCGGGCATTTCATAGTGAAGAACGAGACGAGAAAAGTCGCGTTGGGGCTCCAACAACGCAACTCATGCACGACAAGGGACTCAGTACGACGATCGGTTGGCAAAATAAGGATGCGTCTGGACAGTCGATTTCGGAGCGTAAGCGTGCCCGAGTGCAACGACTTCGAACGTGGGATGAGCGGTTCCGAACGAAGGATGCACACGAACGGAACCTCAAACAAGCACTCGGCGAAATCAGTCGGATGGCATCCGCCCTCGGTGTCTCAAGACCAGTTCGTGAAACCGCTGGGGCCCTTTACCGCCGGGCTGTCGACGAAAACCTCCTTCCAGGCCGATCCATCGAAGGAATGTCGACAGCCGCTCTGTACGCAGCAGCCAGACAACACGGAACGCCACGTCCTTTGTCTGAATTCGCTGAGGTCAGCCGAGTCGAAAAAATCCGCATTCAGCGTGCATATCGGTATGTATCTCGTGAACTCGAGTTGCAGATTGAACCAGCAGATCCTCTCCAATACATCCCTCAATTCGCGTCGGCGCTCGAGGTGAGCGATGAGGCGACACGACAGGCCCGTGAACTACTCACTACCGCAAAGGCGCAGGCTGTTCACAGCGGAAAGAGCCCTGCGGGTCTTGCAGCGGCCGCGCTCTACGCGGCGACTCACTTAACGAATGAACAGTTGACACAGGAGACGGTGAGTAACGCTGCTCACGTGAGTATGGTAACCATTCGGAATCGCTATCAAGAACTGCTCGAAGTCTACGCAGAGAACGGTGACTATGCGTGA
- a CDS encoding plastocyanin/azurin family copper-binding protein, translating into MERRQVLKAGGVAATAGLTGLAGCSSSNPDESGETDTPSNGDTTTILMVTEGSDYYFDPIGLFVESGETITFEIDSGSHSATAYKKGNGQASVTRIPDGAEAFDSGILSEQGATFEHTFETAGTHDYYCTPHKSLDMVGRIVVGEPGGPAEGSMPPDGDVPESQTIVDQGAVSYSDFSG; encoded by the coding sequence ATGGAACGTCGACAGGTCCTGAAAGCAGGTGGAGTCGCCGCAACCGCAGGTCTCACCGGGCTCGCTGGCTGTAGCAGCTCGAACCCCGACGAAAGCGGTGAGACGGATACTCCATCGAACGGAGACACAACGACAATTCTGATGGTCACGGAGGGAAGCGACTATTACTTCGACCCGATCGGGCTCTTCGTCGAATCCGGCGAAACGATCACGTTCGAGATCGATAGCGGCAGCCACTCTGCGACAGCATACAAGAAGGGGAATGGACAGGCGTCAGTCACGCGCATCCCGGACGGTGCCGAGGCGTTCGACAGTGGGATACTCAGCGAACAAGGTGCTACCTTCGAACACACTTTCGAGACAGCAGGTACGCACGACTACTACTGTACCCCCCACAAGAGCCTCGACATGGTCGGCCGCATCGTGGTTGGAGAGCCCGGAGGCCCCGCTGAGGGGAGTATGCCGCCGGACGGAGACGTCCCTGAGAGTCAAACGATCGTCGACCAGGGAGCGGTTTCGTACAGCGACTTTTCTGGGTGA
- a CDS encoding multicopper oxidase family protein: MRDHLGAPGTGLSRREFIAATGSTGALSLAGCVAPTGRTETPSQSLSGEHSSPEIEKWLAEVPRPGVLEPVGEKDGNPYYEVEMREIEQKIHPNLPPTTVWGYDGQYPGPTIEAQQGEPVYVRWMNKLPNEHLLPVDETIHSSKIPYDSTGVRVVTHLHGGNVEHTSDGKPTAWFTRDFEQTGPKFKKKDYYYVNDQPPATLWYHDHSLGITRLNVYAGLAGLYLLRNDREESLGLPSGEYEIPLVLQDRSFNDDGSLFYPTARSGTDSDSPNPNPSIVSQFFGDTSVVNGKAWPRLSVDPRKYRFRILNGSNCRFYNLKLFEYNESDGTTGAGGPPFTLVGNDGGLLASPVTIEDRLEIGTGKRADVVVDFSDYAGQTLLVHNDAAAPYRGPDINTGEQQPLPDVMLVDVAADDVDDPSQVPSTLAEVPEIPVDSVDEERYLPMTMSSDEYGRPLHLLGSEAESSPHKLYDPVTEEPTLNDTEIWSFANLTGMSHPMHMHLVHFQVLGRQPYSEYDPEAETIDIESLEPPAPEEMGWNDVVTANPGEVTHVIVHFGGFEGLFNDQTGWYMWHCHMLEHEDHDMMRPFRVLPYSGGDNDDGS, encoded by the coding sequence ATGAGGGACCATCTTGGAGCGCCCGGGACCGGCCTATCGCGGCGTGAATTCATTGCGGCGACGGGCAGTACTGGCGCGCTGAGTCTCGCAGGGTGTGTAGCCCCGACTGGAAGAACTGAGACTCCGTCGCAGTCACTCTCAGGCGAGCATTCGTCGCCTGAGATTGAAAAGTGGCTTGCCGAAGTCCCTCGGCCAGGTGTCCTGGAACCAGTTGGGGAGAAGGACGGGAACCCCTATTACGAGGTTGAAATGCGCGAGATTGAGCAGAAGATTCATCCTAACCTTCCACCGACGACTGTCTGGGGGTACGACGGCCAATACCCGGGGCCGACGATCGAAGCACAGCAGGGCGAACCAGTCTATGTGCGCTGGATGAACAAGTTACCGAACGAACATCTCCTGCCGGTGGATGAGACGATTCACAGTAGCAAGATTCCCTACGACAGTACCGGAGTACGGGTCGTGACCCACCTTCACGGCGGGAACGTCGAGCACACGAGCGACGGCAAGCCGACAGCGTGGTTCACGCGGGACTTCGAGCAAACCGGCCCGAAGTTCAAGAAAAAAGACTACTACTACGTAAACGACCAGCCCCCGGCCACGCTCTGGTATCACGACCACTCGCTCGGAATTACTCGGTTGAACGTCTACGCCGGTCTTGCCGGACTCTATCTCCTCCGGAACGACCGAGAGGAGTCACTTGGTCTACCGTCGGGCGAGTACGAGATCCCACTGGTGCTCCAGGACCGCAGCTTCAACGACGACGGATCGTTGTTCTACCCGACCGCCCGCTCCGGGACGGACAGCGACTCGCCGAACCCCAACCCGAGCATCGTCTCGCAGTTCTTCGGTGACACGTCCGTCGTCAATGGGAAGGCTTGGCCTCGGCTTTCAGTCGACCCGAGGAAGTACCGATTTCGGATCCTCAATGGGTCGAACTGTCGGTTCTACAACCTCAAGCTGTTCGAGTACAACGAGTCGGACGGAACGACCGGAGCGGGCGGGCCGCCGTTCACCCTCGTCGGAAACGATGGTGGTCTGCTGGCCTCACCGGTCACGATCGAGGACCGTCTGGAGATCGGTACGGGCAAACGTGCCGATGTCGTCGTTGATTTCTCGGACTACGCCGGACAGACGCTCCTGGTGCACAACGACGCCGCGGCACCTTACCGTGGCCCGGACATTAATACCGGAGAACAACAGCCGCTACCGGACGTGATGCTTGTCGATGTCGCCGCCGATGACGTCGACGATCCGAGCCAGGTTCCGAGTACGTTGGCGGAAGTGCCAGAAATCCCCGTCGACTCGGTCGACGAGGAACGGTACCTCCCGATGACCATGAGTTCCGACGAGTACGGACGACCCTTGCACCTCTTGGGTTCGGAAGCGGAGTCATCGCCCCACAAACTGTACGATCCGGTTACTGAGGAGCCCACCCTCAACGACACGGAAATCTGGAGCTTCGCGAACCTGACGGGAATGTCTCACCCGATGCATATGCATCTCGTGCACTTCCAGGTGCTTGGGCGACAGCCGTACAGTGAGTACGACCCCGAGGCGGAGACGATCGATATCGAGTCGCTTGAACCCCCCGCACCGGAAGAAATGGGCTGGAACGACGTCGTCACGGCGAATCCGGGGGAGGTAACTCACGTGATCGTTCACTTCGGCGGGTTTGAGGGCCTATTCAACGACCAGACCGGCTGGTACATGTGGCACTGTCACATGCTCGAACACGAGGACCACGACATGATGCGGCCCTTCAGAGTACTGCCGTATTCTGGCGGTGATAACGATGACGGATCCTGA
- a CDS encoding efflux RND transporter permease subunit, whose translation MKRNLPSRYADALVSRSKLIIVLLLVLTAIVGAGAVVGTSEDGAIGQAGIDSEEQVALEEIESTYGTDDAVVTQIVVKDEGGDVLTRESLLQSLRLQQEIRETEAINTTLRAESGLRGLENIVATAAYFEARTAGSGTNDTASTGRNGQPPAPTLDQQIEALESRSDEEVDALLTRLLNSDSTAPDRDPTTFLPSDYEPGATSADARLTLVFQSDNSGGASGTPQEASDAQVAIASLVDERFDDADAFVFGQGIIDEASSQAIGDSFLIITPVALVLLLVVLGIAYRDVVDVLVSLFGIGIVMVWLQGIQGWLGIPSSSILIAVPFLLVGLSIDYSLHVVMRYREARTGELDADSQSDGRRDPTTAMRVGVAGVVVALAAAAFSTGIGFFSNYVSPLGSIQDFALLSAVGIVAMFVVFVALVPAVKLEVERLLARLGRDRQQSAFGVGSGPIRRVLSGTATLSRRAPIAILVVSLLLASAGAYGATGLDTEFNQADFLPEDAPEWMESLPEPFAPAEYDVREDLSYLSDNFRQRGQGSEAQILIRGNVTAPAVLTATDNTSQYSSRNGTIAMQSDGTAAVESPATVLRSVAAGNQTVAAAIDARDSDGDGLPDEDVASVYDLVYGAAPDRASTVLYRTENGSYATARSLVGVQTDAAAQSIATDVRQVATGIEGNAPVTAVATGGPIITAVVQSALFETLVEGFAVTLGVILAFLLGLYWWRYRAPGLAVVVLVPVLLALAWLLGTMALLDIPFNSETVVITSLAIGLGVDYSIHLGERFVDERERRASLDESLVAAVTGTGGALLGSAATTAAGFGVLALALSPPLHRFGLVTGLSIVFAFVSCVTVLPSLLVVRERYLS comes from the coding sequence ATGAAACGGAATTTGCCGTCTCGATACGCGGACGCGCTCGTCTCGCGGAGCAAACTCATCATCGTCCTGTTGCTCGTCCTCACGGCGATCGTCGGCGCTGGCGCGGTGGTCGGCACCAGTGAAGACGGTGCGATCGGTCAGGCAGGCATCGACTCCGAGGAACAGGTAGCACTCGAGGAGATCGAATCGACGTACGGAACGGACGATGCGGTGGTCACACAGATCGTCGTCAAAGACGAAGGTGGAGACGTCCTCACCCGCGAGTCGTTACTGCAGAGCCTCCGACTCCAGCAGGAGATACGGGAAACCGAAGCCATCAATACGACGCTCCGAGCGGAGTCGGGGCTCCGCGGTCTCGAGAACATCGTGGCGACTGCGGCCTACTTCGAAGCCCGAACGGCTGGGAGCGGGACAAACGACACAGCCTCCACCGGTCGGAACGGGCAGCCACCAGCGCCGACACTCGACCAACAGATCGAGGCGCTCGAATCACGCTCAGACGAGGAGGTTGATGCACTACTCACTCGACTACTCAATTCGGATTCGACCGCCCCTGACCGTGACCCGACCACATTCCTGCCGTCGGACTACGAACCCGGCGCAACGAGCGCCGACGCGAGACTGACACTCGTCTTCCAATCCGACAACAGTGGCGGCGCTAGCGGAACGCCCCAGGAGGCGTCCGATGCGCAAGTGGCTATCGCCTCCCTGGTCGACGAGCGCTTCGACGACGCCGACGCGTTCGTCTTCGGACAGGGCATCATCGACGAGGCGTCCTCGCAGGCCATCGGCGACAGCTTCCTCATCATCACCCCCGTCGCTCTCGTCCTCCTGCTCGTCGTCCTCGGTATCGCGTACCGCGACGTGGTCGACGTGCTCGTCAGCCTGTTCGGGATCGGCATAGTGATGGTGTGGCTCCAGGGTATCCAGGGCTGGCTCGGAATCCCGTCCAGTTCGATACTCATCGCCGTCCCGTTCCTGCTCGTCGGGCTGAGTATCGACTACTCGCTCCACGTCGTCATGCGCTATCGCGAGGCGCGAACGGGGGAGCTCGACGCCGATTCCCAGTCCGATGGCCGACGTGACCCGACCACTGCGATGCGGGTGGGGGTCGCCGGTGTCGTCGTTGCGCTGGCCGCTGCCGCGTTCTCGACCGGCATTGGCTTCTTCTCGAACTACGTCAGCCCGCTCGGGTCGATACAGGACTTCGCGCTCCTGAGCGCGGTCGGCATCGTCGCGATGTTCGTCGTCTTCGTGGCACTCGTCCCGGCCGTCAAACTCGAAGTTGAACGACTCCTCGCTCGACTCGGGCGTGACCGCCAGCAGTCAGCGTTCGGGGTCGGCTCAGGGCCGATTCGCCGTGTGCTCTCGGGTACTGCGACTCTCTCTCGACGCGCACCGATCGCTATTCTCGTCGTCTCACTGTTGTTGGCTTCGGCAGGTGCTTACGGTGCGACGGGCCTGGATACGGAGTTCAATCAGGCGGATTTCCTGCCGGAGGATGCCCCAGAGTGGATGGAGTCGCTTCCGGAACCGTTCGCCCCCGCTGAGTACGACGTCCGAGAGGATCTCTCGTACCTGAGCGACAACTTCCGTCAACGCGGGCAGGGTTCGGAGGCCCAGATACTGATACGCGGGAACGTGACCGCGCCGGCAGTGCTCACTGCAACCGACAATACGTCTCAGTATTCGAGTCGAAATGGAACGATCGCCATGCAGTCGGACGGCACGGCCGCTGTCGAGAGTCCGGCGACTGTCCTCCGGTCTGTCGCCGCCGGGAATCAGACGGTCGCCGCCGCGATTGACGCGCGAGACTCGGATGGTGATGGCCTCCCGGACGAGGACGTCGCGTCTGTCTACGACCTCGTGTATGGCGCCGCTCCCGACCGGGCGTCGACAGTCCTCTATCGTACCGAGAACGGGTCGTATGCGACAGCCAGGTCACTCGTCGGTGTGCAGACCGACGCGGCCGCCCAATCGATCGCCACCGACGTGCGGCAGGTCGCCACAGGCATCGAGGGGAACGCACCGGTGACAGCCGTTGCGACGGGTGGGCCGATCATCACTGCTGTCGTCCAGAGCGCCCTGTTCGAGACGCTCGTCGAAGGATTCGCCGTAACGCTGGGTGTCATCCTGGCGTTTCTCCTTGGCCTGTACTGGTGGCGGTACCGCGCGCCAGGGCTCGCGGTCGTGGTGCTCGTCCCCGTCCTCCTCGCGCTTGCGTGGTTGCTCGGCACGATGGCACTGCTCGACATCCCGTTCAACAGCGAGACTGTCGTCATCACGAGTTTGGCGATCGGGCTCGGCGTCGACTACAGCATCCACCTCGGTGAACGATTCGTCGACGAGCGTGAGCGCCGAGCGTCGCTCGACGAGTCGCTGGTGGCGGCAGTCACAGGGACTGGCGGTGCGTTGCTGGGGAGTGCAGCGACGACGGCTGCGGGCTTTGGCGTCCTCGCACTCGCGCTCTCCCCGCCGCTCCACCGCTTCGGCCTCGTGACTGGGTTGAGTATCGTCTTCGCGTTCGTGAGCTGTGTCACCGTGTTACCGTCTCTCCTCGTAGTCCGAGAACGATACCTCAGCTGA
- a CDS encoding DUF7521 family protein encodes MTDSIIILLGIVKIAALVLGGIVSLLAYRAYQRTQIEGLQYFAVGLMVITIGTFLVGILHHIFGIPSVQGMLFESLIACGGFLVMIYGLYGQ; translated from the coding sequence ATGACGGACAGTATTATCATCCTGCTCGGCATCGTCAAAATCGCTGCATTAGTCCTCGGGGGTATCGTCTCCCTGTTAGCGTATCGAGCCTATCAACGAACGCAGATCGAGGGACTCCAGTACTTCGCAGTGGGTCTCATGGTCATCACCATCGGGACGTTTCTGGTCGGGATCCTCCACCACATCTTCGGCATTCCGAGCGTCCAGGGAATGCTCTTTGAGAGCCTCATCGCTTGTGGCGGTTTCCTCGTCATGATATACGGACTCTACGGTCAGTAG
- a CDS encoding winged helix-turn-helix domain-containing protein — MTEEFIDPNRLSLIPSRSNATQTATNMVQDPSTDDDDPPVSAVLQSLEDSKCRAILTTLTEPKSATTLCNECELPSSTVYRKLERLREAALVKEYTEVRRDGPNATLYERDFADISISIDDDEFTVSVERPDEDAEDRMATFWSEMKKES; from the coding sequence ATGACTGAGGAATTCATCGACCCAAACCGGCTCTCGCTCATCCCATCACGGTCGAACGCGACTCAGACAGCCACCAATATGGTGCAGGATCCCTCGACGGATGACGACGATCCGCCCGTTTCAGCAGTCCTTCAATCGCTCGAAGACAGTAAATGCAGAGCGATACTCACGACATTGACCGAGCCGAAATCCGCAACCACACTCTGCAACGAATGCGAGTTGCCGAGTTCGACAGTGTATCGCAAACTTGAGCGACTCCGTGAGGCCGCTCTCGTCAAAGAGTACACTGAAGTCCGCCGTGACGGACCGAACGCCACGTTGTACGAACGGGATTTCGCGGATATCTCGATCAGCATCGACGACGACGAATTCACCGTCTCCGTCGAACGACCAGACGAGGATGCCGAGGACCGTATGGCGACGTTCTGGTCCGAGATGAAGAAAGAATCATGA